One Roseimicrobium gellanilyticum DNA window includes the following coding sequences:
- a CDS encoding AAA family ATPase, which translates to MPRTYRYPLVLWQAREDLWSGRLLDELSSSGTASGPSRGAVLHELKDYLRGVDGSENDALPEPDFLEPTLRTVKIQAVPEYTTPPGPTGRRRVVPCAEPVTLRLPYVVGKRESGLICALIPGLDVEFDVSSGERVDEMALHYARQALKGLTPAQLLRFLPPGPCVLDAISFSPRRRKERAFRMEADSLVQIADPVDAVALRRTVRTWPLERELPINDLANRLAQKTGNILLVGKSGCGKSAVLLEAIRRLSRFTATEEEDSAKEHRFWITSGARIIAGMRWLGQWQERLEDVIREIRDVNGVLCIESLQELMRLGGTTPESSLAAFLVPYLRFQELRVVVEATPEEVEACERTLPSFLDAFSMVRLDALSAESEKSILQHAAVTLSAKHRLEFVQEAASEAGRLCRRFLPYAGFPATPLTYMNDAAAKAQEHGAGVVHLTDVRRGFAAATGLPEELLDESRLLNPTALQGWFSERLVSQPHAVDAVCRAVLKFKAGLNDPDRPLAVLLFTGPTGTGKTQLAKLLGDYLFPNRKATDRLVRLDMSEYSGYDAARRLLGDPFGEPSDLVKRMRQNPFGVLLFDEVEKASPEVFDTLMNVFEEGRLTDALGRTTWFRSTVIIMTSNLGTRKGGAPGFTPDALTEGARVDSAAVTQFFRPEFFNRLDQVVTFDPLNKEAVEQIARRELASLEEREGLRDRSISLRISDTMIRVVSERGFDPVYGARPLQRRIEELVTTPVAEWLVANPQEQNLALGVEWDPSGKTVVSPT; encoded by the coding sequence ATGCCGCGCACCTATCGATACCCCCTCGTCCTCTGGCAGGCTCGCGAAGACCTGTGGAGCGGCCGCCTTCTGGATGAACTCTCCAGCTCGGGAACTGCAAGCGGCCCCTCGCGTGGAGCCGTGCTGCATGAGCTGAAGGACTATCTGCGTGGCGTAGACGGCAGCGAGAATGACGCGTTGCCGGAGCCGGACTTTCTGGAGCCCACCCTGCGCACGGTGAAAATTCAGGCCGTGCCGGAATACACCACCCCTCCCGGACCCACGGGCAGAAGGCGCGTTGTGCCCTGCGCCGAACCGGTGACGCTGAGACTTCCCTACGTGGTGGGCAAACGCGAAAGCGGTCTGATTTGCGCGCTCATTCCGGGACTCGATGTCGAATTCGATGTGAGCAGTGGCGAACGTGTCGATGAGATGGCGCTGCACTACGCGAGACAAGCTCTGAAAGGGCTCACACCAGCTCAACTGCTACGCTTCCTCCCGCCCGGCCCTTGTGTGTTGGATGCCATCTCATTCAGCCCCCGACGTCGAAAAGAGAGGGCATTTCGCATGGAAGCGGATTCCCTCGTCCAGATCGCCGATCCGGTTGATGCAGTCGCGCTGCGGCGAACTGTGCGTACATGGCCCCTGGAGCGGGAACTGCCCATCAATGACCTTGCCAACCGCCTGGCACAGAAGACCGGGAACATCCTGCTCGTGGGCAAGTCCGGTTGTGGCAAGAGCGCAGTACTACTGGAGGCCATCCGCCGTCTCTCGCGCTTCACGGCCACAGAAGAGGAGGACAGCGCGAAGGAGCATCGGTTCTGGATTACCAGTGGCGCGCGTATCATCGCCGGTATGCGCTGGCTGGGCCAGTGGCAGGAAAGACTGGAGGACGTCATCCGCGAGATCCGGGATGTGAATGGAGTTCTGTGTATTGAGAGCCTGCAGGAACTCATGCGCCTGGGCGGCACCACGCCTGAGAGCAGTCTGGCCGCTTTTCTCGTGCCTTATCTCCGATTCCAGGAGCTACGCGTGGTGGTGGAGGCCACACCAGAGGAGGTAGAAGCCTGTGAGCGTACTCTACCATCCTTCCTCGATGCCTTCAGCATGGTCAGACTGGATGCGCTGTCGGCAGAGAGTGAGAAATCGATCCTGCAACACGCTGCCGTGACTCTCAGCGCGAAGCATCGCCTGGAGTTCGTCCAGGAAGCGGCGAGTGAGGCAGGACGTCTTTGCCGTCGTTTCCTTCCCTATGCGGGGTTTCCCGCCACACCGCTCACCTACATGAACGATGCCGCGGCGAAGGCGCAGGAGCACGGCGCAGGAGTAGTCCACCTCACCGACGTGCGGCGTGGCTTCGCCGCAGCCACGGGCTTACCCGAGGAACTGCTCGACGAAAGCCGCCTGCTCAATCCTACCGCGCTGCAGGGCTGGTTCAGCGAGCGCCTTGTCTCGCAACCGCATGCGGTAGATGCCGTGTGCCGGGCGGTCTTGAAATTCAAGGCAGGTCTGAACGATCCGGATCGCCCGCTCGCCGTGCTCCTTTTCACCGGCCCCACCGGGACCGGCAAGACACAGCTCGCGAAGCTGCTCGGCGACTACCTCTTTCCCAATCGCAAGGCCACCGACCGTCTCGTGAGACTCGACATGAGCGAGTACAGCGGCTACGACGCCGCGCGCCGCCTGCTGGGAGATCCCTTCGGCGAGCCTTCCGACCTGGTGAAGCGCATGCGGCAGAATCCGTTCGGCGTGCTTCTCTTCGACGAGGTGGAGAAAGCATCCCCGGAGGTCTTCGACACGCTGATGAATGTCTTCGAGGAAGGGAGGCTCACAGATGCCCTGGGACGCACCACATGGTTCCGCAGCACCGTCATCATCATGACGTCCAATCTGGGCACACGCAAAGGTGGCGCGCCCGGCTTCACACCGGATGCCCTCACAGAGGGCGCACGAGTGGACAGTGCAGCCGTCACCCAGTTCTTCCGTCCCGAATTCTTCAACCGCTTGGATCAGGTGGTAACCTTTGATCCGCTCAACAAGGAGGCCGTGGAACAGATCGCCCGGCGCGAACTCGCCAGCCTCGAAGAACGCGAGGGGTTGCGTGACCGCAGCATCTCGCTGCGCATCAGTGATACCATGATTCGTGTGGTCAGTGAGCGCGGCTTCGACCCGGTGTACGGAGCTCGCCCCTTGCAGCGCCGCATCGAAGAACTCGTCACCACTCCTGTGGCGGAGTGGCTGGTGGCCAATCCGCAGGAACAGAACCTTGCGCTGGGCGTGGAGTGGGACCCATCAGGCAAGACCGTGGTATCGCCCACATAA